TAACtgtattaataattgtatttttgaacagaagtgtcgttgtactggaattttttttttttcgtttttgtaGCATTCATTTAACTGTCATTGTTTTTAAAAACTGCGTGAGCTTTATTAAGGACTTTTTTTATCGTATGCATAATAGTAATGTTCaagatttatatttcagtgaaaaccatagactgtataaaaatacgcGATTAAAGGCGGTGCTCGTCCTCCAGCCCGCAAGGTGTCGCTGCAGTTTTGCGTCGCGTCGGAAACCGGAAGAGCGACGAGCGTTTTTACTTTCGTTCTTCATTCGTTGGTTTTTGGGATGGAGACGGCGCTGAACGGAGACTCAGTGGAGTCCATCACGGTGCATGATTTCTCGGAGAAGGTTCTGGAGCAGCTCGTTCATTTCCATGTGATGAAGCTGAGTGGCGGGTTCTTCCTCTGGATCGGGTCTGAGCCGGTTCTGTCCAGTCTGGCTCTGGCCGTCAGCAGCAAACACGTGAGTCCAGCAGAATCATATACTATGTGCTAACACTGTGTTTAGTATTGGTATTAGTGTATGTTTACTAAATCAGCTGGACAGTGTcctcttattattaataataatatttaaatgcagtattattaatattttgagttatcttattacattttcagtttgtgGTTTAAGTTTAGTTTTATCACATGCTTTTTAGCttgatttctatttttaatatttgtattattattattattatttgtaaaaacaatttttaattcatgtatttccatttacctttttttatttgtttactgtatttcaattttatttttagtaatttttaaatatttcagctTCAATCTTtcgtattgttttatttttcttcaggtaaattttttttcatagagtttttaatataatatttagattGTATTAATTAACTTTGTTTTTATTCAAATAGATTTAGTTTCAGTGATGTAGTTTTATAATttagccatttttattttaaatcttcagCTGAAacctatttatttcagttatttgtcattttctaataaaaaatttttttttaaatttaatttcatctttattaaaacaatttttaatagttCTAGTTGAAAGTAACAATAACTAGTTTTAGTAACTTTATTATAGGATTTTATTATTTAGCctaaatattttcaatttttatcTTCAATAGtttgtcatttattaaaaaatattaaatttaacacttttaagtttctaatctaatatttatatttaattccagctttatttaaatgaacaaaaacagtttttaatagcGGATTGCTGGGATAATCTTCTCTAAGTTTAATTTAAagcacttgtatatatatattttatcttgtAACAATCATTTTGTCATTGCCAAGTGTTTTATTAGTCTATGTTTTAGATGTAAAACCCATGTTATGATAATATTCTCTCCGTTTTAAAGCTGAAGTTCACAAATGAATGTTGCTCTAGAAGTATTTCCTGCAGCTCgtatcatgttgttgttgtttttgttgtttttttcccaggATGCAATGCCTCTGTCCACTCTGGTTCTGGGTGACCCGTCAGACACGACTCCAAGCTCTCTTGCACAGAGACTCAGTAAGATCTGCTTTAACCTTTCAGTTCAGTGTTTTATAGCTGAAGTGCAATGCCATCAAACTCATCCGAAGGTTGGCAAACCCAGTCTAGTGTTCacctctttttttcctctttcttttcagCAAAGAAGACAAAGAAACAGGTTTTTGTTAGTTACAATTTACCCCTGACGAACTCAAATCTAGCGCTGCTGGTGGAGGACAGAATCAAAAAGGAGATGGAGCTTCATCCTGACAAGTTTTAAACGTTTgctgttttaccttttttttgtacatagctCAATAAATCTAAAGTAAAAATCGTCCAGTCGTAACAATATTATTTTGTGTGGTACTAATCCAGTTATGAACCAATTGTAAGTTATAGCAAAGAAAATCTGGTAATTTCCCatgaaattaaaaaagttaaagtaCTTTATGCACAACCTGGAAATATGAGGGGGATTTTCAACCTTTGATTTCAAGACCTCAAACAAAGTTGTGTGGAGTAATTATTAAAATTCTTAAtttatgcaaaatacatagtatgTATTGATCAGaaggtgtggaaaagtttatttctgCCACAAGATGTGAGCTAAAAAAGGCAGATatatttttatctcacatttctgagaaaaaagtcataaGTACAAGATCAGAAGTGTAGGAAAATAGTCTGAAATCTGAGGTAAGTTGcaattaatggaaaaaaatattaataacaataagatGCAATTGCAATatgaaaaattaagaaattaaaatttttaaataaaaatggtcaatttaaatttaaagaagaaacaaaacCTGGAAATATAAGAGGGATTTTATACATTTGATTTGCAGACCTCAAACAAAGTTGTGTGGAGTAATTATTAAAAtccttaatttatattaaaaaaaataataattatattctgAAATTGTGTAGAAATTGCTTTGTGTGAGTGTTCAGGAAAAGCTTTTTTTCTGTCACAAGACAAAcgaaaaagtaaattatttttatctcagaattcggagaaaaaaagtcataaacatAAAGTCACAATCGCAAGAAAATAATATTCtgataaaaatgtatagaaaaaaaatactttatttgctATAAACTGCAGTTGCAcggaaaaaataaaagaatcataaaaataaaaagcatactttttaaaatgtcaaattattatttttttggttctgctgcataaaaaaattaataaaaaactgaaTTGAGACACGGAAACTCCAAACTtttaaaattgtgagataaagttcAACAAGCTTCCATAAAACCCTGTTATTAAAATATGAACAACAAAATATACTGTATTAGAAAATGGTATTTATTTACAAGTGCAATGTCTTCAAATGGACTTCTATATGTATTGAATCCTCTTTTAATTCTAATGGTCAAAATGACACGTGAGAGtcaaatacagaaaaatacacTGATGCCTTTCAACGTTTCAGTCTCTAGCGCAAATTTTATGCACTTTGTGTTTGAGTGAATCTCATTAATGCGTGTCCAGGTCATGTTTCATACCAAAATCTAAaggatttaaatgttttactcaAGATCGCATTGCATTGTGACACTTcttaatcatttaaatatatattttttttaattcataattttgttttggttttgtataTATACAAAGGTGCTTgacaattaaattataatttattttccacattaaaataatatttttggtacttaattttctttaagaaaaatatactttgccatttgtttttgttatgtttggggtgaaatatgacctggaaatattttagattttgtgaGATTGACTCCAGTGTGCTCTTCTTTAATCAGTATTTGAAGTATTATGGAGTGCTTTAGTGTTGAAAGGTGAATATTGATCCTGTGCTTGTTTCTGATTATTCATTATTACTCTTGCCATTAGGATGTGAAATGACAAAACTCATATTCAGagataaatatacatacacacacacaatacctgCAATCACTGTTTAAAACCGCAAAGTATTTTGCGGTCGTTTTTGTTCTTCATTTGGTTTCTTATTCAGTATTTTGAGGATAAACAGGAGTTTGTTTGATGTTCAAGTTACTCCACTGCTACTCTACACATTAATAATACTAGCAATAATTGTTAAATATACATGAAAACAATCAGCAGCCCTTCTAGTGGTCTTGCTCCACATCTGCCCAAGTTCACATTTACGAATCAAGTTAATGGCCGGGTCACATTTCAccaaataaagcaataaaatgaAGCCTGTTTCTGCATTGTAATGCAAACataatgcaataaaacaaatCTCATTTTCTTAATGCATCTGCACATTACACCTTCGtacttcttatttttattattctaatgATTGTCATTCAATTCTCATTACTTTAATACaatgacatttttaacttcatatTAGCATACCAAGTCTAAACAAAGGCTTTGTTTTGTTAATGCAAAACATCATTTGTTATTTCTttagattttgatgtgaaatgtgtCCCAGGGCACTTTCCTGACAGGTTTCATCCCTGTAACTGTGGTTTTTGAGTTTGTGAATGTTTGCATGTTAACCCTTGTACATCTTTAGGGACTTTTAGTCTTTTTCACATTTGTTTGTTAAAGCAAAAAGCATACATTTagtcaaatatgtatttttaaaaggaatttctcttcctttcatatgtaaaaataatattagtatataatatttttatgacattttttttgttgttgacattttGTCTTTTAAATTGGTGCACAAGGGTTAAGAGCAGACCATTACATAGTGCTGTTTTTTGTCGTTTTTGTAGCAGCCATCATCTGTCCAGTCGTGGTTTCACACGCGTTCATTTCAGATTCATCTGACTGACTCGTGATTGCTTTTCTAGTTTTAGTGCAAAACAGACAGAATATTAAATCCTGAACATAGTGAGGTACACAAGAACAGCATACTTCATtcatgaaacatgagccaaaACGCATTTCTGAGGTGCTTAACCATTTCTACGAATGAAAAGAGTTTATTAAACAATTTGTGCACATAATTTGTGTCATGAATATGGAAacttgtttctgccacaggataaaaaaatgtatgaataaaaagggtaattgcgactttttttatataaaaaagtttaattctaacttttttttttacaacatattttttttcctcagaattgcaagtttatatctcactgactttttttttcctcagaattgggtttatatcttacaattctaactttttttcaGGTTTGCGAGTTTTAATTTTGCGATTCtatgtttatatcttacaattctaacTTTTCTCAGAATTaggtttatatcttacaattctaacTTTTTCAGGTTTGCAAGTTTTAATTTTGCGATTCTatatttatatcttacaattctaacTTTTCTCAGAATTaggtttatatcttacaattctaacttttttcagGTTTGCGAGTTTTAATTTTGCGATTCTatatttatatcttacaattctgactttcagGTTTGCAAGTTTTAATTTTGCGATTCtatgtttatatcttacaattctgactttcagGTTTGCGAGTTTTAATTTTGCGATTCtatgtttatatcttacaattctgactttcagGTTTGCAAGTTTTAATTTTGCGATTCtatgtttatatcttacaattttaACTTTTCTCAGAATTaggtttatatcttacaattctaacttttttcagGTTTGCGATTTTAATTTTGCGATTCtatgtttatatcttacaattctgactttttcaggTTTGCAAGTTTTAATTTTGCGATTCtatgtttatatcttacaattctgactttttcaggTTTGCAAGTTTTAATTTTGCGATTCtatgtttatatcttacaattttaACTTTTCTCAGAATTaggtttatatcttacaattctaacttttttcagGTTTGCGATTTTAATTTTGCGATTCtatgtttatatcttacaattctgactttttcaggTTTGCAAGTTTTAATTTTGCGATTCtatgtttatatcttacaattctgacttttctcagaattaggtttatatcttacaattctaacttttttcagGTTTGCGAGTTTTAATTTTGCGATTCtatgtttatatcttacaattctgactttttcaggTTTGCAAGTTTTAATTTTGCGATTCtatgtttatatcttacaattctgactttttcaggTTTGCAAGTTTTAATTTTGCGATTCTATGTTTATATCTTACAGTTCTAACTTTTTCAGGTTTGCAAGTTTTAATTTTGCGATTCtatgtttatatcttacaattctaacTTTTCTCAGGTTTGCGACTTTTAAATTTTGTGATTCtatgtttatatcttacaattctaactttttttaggtttgcgattttaaattttgcgattttatgtttatatcttaaaattctgacttttctcagaattaggtttatatcttacaattctaacttttttcagGTTTGCGAGTTTTAATTTTTCTATTCtatgtttatatcttacaattctgactttttcaggTTTGCAAGTTTTAATTTTGCGATTCtatgtttatatcttacaattatgactttttcagGTTTGCAAGTTTTAATTTTGCGATTCtatgtttatatcttacaattctaacTTTTCTCAGGTTTGCGACTTTTAAATTTTGTGATTCtatgtttatatcttacaattctaactttttttaggtttgcgattttaaattttgcgattttatgtttatatcttaaaattctgacttttctcagaattaggtttatatcttacaattctaaaTTTTTTCAGGTTTGCGAATTTTAATTTTGCGATTCTATGTTTATATCTagcaattctgttttttttcaggtttGCGAGTTTTAATTTTGCGATTCtatgtttatatcttacaattctgacttttctcagaattgggtttatatctcacgattctaaCTTTTTTCAAGTTTGCGAGTTTTAATTTTGCGATTCTAtgtttttatcttacaattcagacttttctcagaattgggtttatatcttacaattctggcttttctcagaattgggtttatatctcacgattctaaTTTATTTCAGGTTTGCAAGTTTTAATTTAGAAATTCTATTTTTATAGCTTTTCATTTtgacttttctcagaattgcagcTTAAAACTTTgtgattctgagtttatattgtgCGATTTAGACCTCAGAATTTGCTAGTTTTAATTTttcaattctgtttatatcttacagttttgattttttttcctctgaatgtAATTTATATCCTACGATTATgacttctcagaattgcgagttaatattttgcaattctgatcTTATATCTTAagattctgacttttctcagttTTGTTACTTTAAAGTTTCCGATTATATCTTGGGTTTATATCTTGATTCTTTTTTCcttagaattgcgagaaaaagtaTGATTTGTGAGATTTGCgaataccttttttatttactttttatcctGTGACGGAAACAAGCTTCCGTGCATGAATGAAGTCAGACAGTTTTTACTATCAACATCATTTTGTCCTTAATAAATaccaaacatacaaaaaaaacactgctcTTTGAGTTTGTTGTTCGGTAGTcgccatttaaaaaatagagCTCATTTCGGTGAATGCaagttaaaataacatttccAGTTTGTTCAATGGTAGTAATCTTCACAGATGCTGGTTAATGAGGTGTTTGGCACTTTTCGCGTTTCGCAGTTTAAAAACATCATTCGAACGTTCATAGAAAACACCATTATGACGTCCTCACACCATTGGCTGTGCTGTTGCTAGGCACCAAGCCGTTGCCGGGGTTTACGACTTGGTGAAGAGGCGTGTCCTGAACGCGTGAATACTCCCTGACTTCGGTCCTGGCCAGTAGGTGGTGCTGCTCTCCAGGGAGGATGGGCCGCCGCAGAAGCCCCTCCCCCTCAGCGATAGTCTCAGGCAGCGGTTGGCCGGCGGTCTCTGGGAGCAACGGTATGCAAATGGTGCAAAGCAAAGTGCAACAGGTGAGGATCACGTGATGCAGAAAGAAACCTTTCTGATTGTGGAGCTCCATCAGTGGCGCCGTTAGCATGCCAAAACCTGCGCTCGCCAGGACCAGACCCACACCACCACCCCTGTAACGACGAACCGAGAGACAGCCGTCAAACACATTCAACATCATCAGGTAATTCATTAAAGGTGCAGTAAGAGATTTTTCAGAAACGCGGTTGTCAATGGATCAGACCgaggacaaaaacacacatttaaactttTAGTAAAAACAGGGCTAGTGTaggtaactaaaactaaaaccatagagAAGACTTATTGTTTCTTGACATAaacattaacttaataaaaaaaacatttttttatttttttttctgattattgcCAAAGTAGCAACTCTTtgtgctaaaataactaaagctgaataaattacaataaaataaaaaaatttgtagacataaaaaaaatactaataaaaatgcacaataaaataacaaattgtaAGTAAGAATAAAGtgaaaaatatattagaaaaaagttaaggaaatataaatataattaattaaatatattaacaaataacttgtaaacaattttcatttagttttgttaaaacaaattatattttaatttagtttacattgaactactaaaataactaaaaacaaaacaaattaataaaaaaaaattataagcataatctaaaataattaataaaaatgacaacaactacataattactaaaactttactaaaataagtaaaaacaaagatgcaaactaattaaaaaaattaacaaaaactccatttttcattttcttttagtttaaaataattatccaaaacaaataagttcataaaaagtatatatatatataaaaaaaagtaatgaaattgacaaaacaaaaaaattattaaacctTAAACAAAAGAAGAATAAACTAGAAATTAGAAAATTAACATTTGGTTCAATAAGTAGAATTATTCAAACCCAAAACACAgaatgtaagaaaaaaattatttgtataagtttcatgatttatAACAACCAGAGATGCTTTTgattactaaaattaaatttagccaaattataaaaaattatatatatatatatatatatatatatataagaaagaaatgacaacaaaaaacacacaaatcagTCAGAGTTTAACCATTAAAATGATATGACTTAAATCAATTACTATTTTgagttttaaataattatctaaaacaaatgagtacataaaaagtatatatatatatatatatatatatatatataaaaattgacaaaaactaaaaaaattactaaaactgaaacagaAGTAGAATGAACCAGAAATTTGAAAATTAACATTTGGTTCAACAAGCAGAATTATTCaaaccgaaaaaaaaaacattgaatgtaagaaaaaaagactaaaatgaattgtataagtttcatgatttcaaaAAACCAGAGATGCTTTTGAttactaacaacaacaacaaaaatactgaAACCTAAACAGAACTAAAATAAGAGATTTAATAATAGAATCGAATTCAAAATGACTGatacacaattaaattaaatgttgcatctattaatattatttaattaacctCAGATAACTAACAGTGCATGGCTGTATTTGTACTAAACAGCGCTCAGTGTAAAGTGCTCCGGATTGGTCAGAACAGACTCGGAGTGAACTGACCTGATGACCGTCGGCGTGATCTCAGCGCAGTAGAAGATGCTGAGTGTGCTGACCGCATGAGACGAGAACATCCCGATGATGGAGAAGGCGTACGAGAAGCGCTGGTTCAGTGTGTCCTGCAGAACTAGTGCCAGAGAGACTATTTAGAAACACACACAGCTTGCCCCAAACATACAGTAACTTCAGTAAATCACTGCTACTTCTGTTCTTGATGCATTTAAATCAAAGCTACAATTTATGTTCAAATGGAGTgattttctttacaaagaaataTGTGTTCGAGATTCATGAATGAAGCCCATTCTTCTTTCAGATTTTTCTATAAAGTTTGTTTCTGCTTCAGTGTTTACATCATCACAAAATTTAACTATTATTGTCCAGATCTATTCTGATAAATACAACTAAAGATATTAACATTAACACTTTTGAAAAGTGCTGTACACATACAGCGGACTCATTTTCTTTCCTCGAAAAAACTAACATTAAAATCACAACATTATTcacaattactttatttattgacATCCCTAGTAATttattgctttaaaaatatttttatatttcctctCAATGCATTGGTGTGATAAtacactgaatatatatatatatatatatatatatatatatatatatatatatatatatatatatatatatattcatatattcatataaaatataatatatggtAGCCTGTTTCCAGACCAAATTTaccttttgtttaaaaaacaaaacaaaaaacactttgagAAATtacttatataaataattaacattaacgtatatacattatatatatatatatatatatatatatatatatatatatatatatatatatatatatacatacacgagTGTGTgttaaataacaccaaatataatttataatattatgaataatttatgactcgggatgtttaaaatgtatttgtagaaaataaaaatattactaaaattaacattatttatagaaatgtaaagtgttactgtccagccatagtatttttatttatttgattattttaatatattttaatgtaattctttattttaatcaggttttatgtattaatttattttatgttttatttctgtaatattttaattttatattttaatttattttaatctttgttttagtctattttttattttaatttaaatagaataaaatattgattaaaataaatgaatgtaaattaaatgcatttctacTGGATTTTAATAACTAtgcatgataaaaataaatacaaaatattctcTCTAATGCATATGTATCATTTTAAATTACCTTTATAATATatcaattgattaattaaaaattttttttttatattcaagttttttaagtttatttgtatagcgctttttacaatacaaatcgttccaaagcaactttacagaaaattatgtttctacaatatttagtagtagctagtagtttgtgcacatttgacaggattttagaaaaaattaaaaataataataataatacaagacgtagcttgtgtaaatcctagttaccacgggatgtaaatccacGGGatagaatgcagtttttgtaacattggaaatatgattttcaaaagacaaattgctgtccaatagcTGACAAATTGTTGTGCCTCtcttgcctgcgggtgtcgctgttggacagtgttttctctacttcctgttggccttctgtagcaaattgtagctccgtgtagc
The genomic region above belongs to Carassius carassius chromosome 18, fCarCar2.1, whole genome shotgun sequence and contains:
- the LOC132091750 gene encoding proteasome assembly chaperone 4-like, which translates into the protein METALNGDSVESITVHDFSEKVLEQLVHFHVMKLSGGFFLWIGSEPVLSSLALAVSSKHDAMPLSTLVLGDPSDTTPSSLAQRLTKKTKKQVFVSYNLPLTNSNLALLVEDRIKKEMELHPDKF